A stretch of the Panicum virgatum strain AP13 chromosome 9N, P.virgatum_v5, whole genome shotgun sequence genome encodes the following:
- the LOC120687616 gene encoding probable flavin-containing monooxygenase 1, producing MAAAAAQQEARSTRQAVPATSRVAIIGCGISGLAAAKQLAAHDPVVFEATPSVGGVWKHCVYRSTRLQTPRPDYEFSDYSWRNRDDPTFPTHAEIVEYLEGYADTFGLWRYIMFGAKVVDVKFLGGRAAGFTELWSGTGEPLQGKPMWEVGVATAGSDAVQYYKFEFVVMCAGKYGDVPRMPVFPKGKGPEVFRGQVMHSLDYCKLSEEETGELMRGKKVVVVGYKKSAIDLALECAQANQGEGGEACTMLVRTLHWVVPSYSIWGLPFFLFYSTRLAQFLYERPGQGFLRSMLCRLMTPLRAGVSKFIESYLAWKLPLDKYGLRPDHPFVEDYASCQMAILPDGFFDMADRDMIRFRRASSWCFSPNGVLLEDGTEVEADLVFLATGFEGKDKLRAVLPEPFRGLVVDKSGMMPLYRGTIHPLIPNMAFVGYVESVSNLHTSELRCRWLAGLLGGRFALPSVEAMVRHVDGEAEAMRRTTRFYRRHCISTYSIHDSDAMCADLGTRVLRKGNWLAELFAPYNNQDYKEE from the exons atggcggcggcggcggcgcagcaggagGCGCGGAGCACGAGGCAGGCCGTGCCGGCGACGTCGAGGGTGGCGATCATCGGCTGCGGCATCAGCGGCCTGGCCGCGGCGAAGCAGCTGGCGGCGCACGACCCGGTGGTGTTCGAGGCGACGCCGTCGGTGGGCGGGGTGTGGAAGCACTGCGTGTACCGGTCGACCCGGCTGCAGACGCCGCGCCCCGACTACGAGTTCTCCGACTACTCGTGGCGCAACCGCGACGACCCCACGTTCCCGACGCACGCCGAGATCGTGGAGTACCTCGAGGGCTACGCCGACACGTTCGGCCTCTGGCGCTACATCATGTTCGGCGCCAAGGTGGTGGACGTCAAGTtcctcggcggccgcgccgccggcttcaCCGAGCTGTGGAGCGGCACCGGCGAGCCGCTCCAGGGCAAGCCCATGTGGGAGGTCggcgtcgccaccgccggctcCGACGCCGTCCAGTACTACAAGTTCGAGTTCGTGGTGATGTGCGCGGGCAAGTACGGCGACGTGCCGCGGATGCCGGTGTTCCCCAAGGGCAAGGGGCCGGAGGTGTTCCGGGGGCAGGTGATGCACTCGCTGGACTACTGCAAGCTCAGCGAGGAGGAGACCGGGGAGCTCATGAGGGGGAAGAAGGTCGTGGTGGTCGGCTACAAGAAGAGCGCCATCGATCTAGCGCTTGAGTGCGCCCAGGCCAACCAAG GTGAGGGAGGCGAGGCGTGCACGATGCTGGTGAGGACCCTGCACTGGGTGGTGCCGTCATACTCCATCTGGGGCCtgcccttcttcctcttctactCCACCCGCCTCGCCCAGTTCCTCTACGAGCGCCCCGGCCAGGGGTTCCTCCGCTCCATGCTCTGCCGCCTCATGACCCCACTG AGGGCGGGGGTGTCCAAGTTCATCGAGTCCTACCTGGCGTGGAAGCTCCCGCTGGACAAGTACGGGCTCCGGCCGGACCACCCCTTCGTGGAGGACTACGCCAGCTGCCAGATGGCCATCCTCCCCGACGGCTTCTTCGACATGGCCGACCGGGACATGATCCGCTTCAGGAGGGCCTCCAGCTGGTGCTTCTCCCCGAACGGCGTCCTCCTCGAGGACGGCACCGAGGTGGAGGCCGACCTCGTCTTCCTCGCCACCGGCTTCGAGGGCAAGGACAAGCTCCGCGCCGTCCTGCCGGAGCCCTTCCGCGGCCTCGTCGTCGACAAGTCCGGCATGATGCCGCTCTACCG CGGCACCATCCACCCTCTGATCCCGAACATGGCGTTCGTGGGGTACGTGGAGAGCGTCTCCAACCTGCACACGTCGGAGCTGCGGTGCCGCTGGCTGGCCGGCCTGCTCGGCGGCCGGTTCGCGCTGCCGAGCGTGGAGGCCATGGTGCGGCacgtcgacggcgaggcggaggccatGCGCCGCACCACGCGCTTCTACCGCCGCCACTGCATCTCCACCTACAGCATCCACGACAGCGACGCCATGTGCGCTGACCTCGGCACCAGGGTGCTCCGCAAGGGCAACTGGCTCGCCGAGCTCTTCGCGCCCTACAACAACCAGGACTACAAGGAAGAATGA
- the LOC120689822 gene encoding uncharacterized protein LOC120689822 isoform X2 encodes MASLTPGILLKVLKNINSDVKVCGEYRSILLQVISIVPAITGLELWPDHGFFIKVSDSSHSTYVSLSKEDNELILSNKLQLGQFIYVEKVQSSIPVPVLVGVRPVPGRNPCIGNPKDLMQMSTPSGVMEALDHQRKTSNSADLSESEKENFQRKVVIKEQKSVVASRYMLGVSSNNGKITNLNSSIDSDKSNGGSSICESNQKSVAPKVRQEAKPQERPNTTSPSQAKLVPTKQEINKDTRKNSGTSPSPNGAAVVKKQMPKERKKESAAERRSPPKLYRSSPMPASASPPKLSLSAKQNGNSGPIPSVSSVKRRVTETISWDSLPTSLIKSGKAVVRRKNIALIVAAEAQREAAAAAYLVKGLGIFAEIRESSEVDPHAAITKFFQLNRLIVQQSAVWKAYSPEPGKESRAEKEKPSRKVSASHNKAAPCNTAKNSDDAQAGEKVEWAREDGFKEICRSWVALKKESQSWFLSLLEDALESGFKLEDQTKNTRERVRGQSKGADGRIAARLSQLKETSNWLDQLQDEADGLVETIEQLKQKVYKCLLGTVETAASALEGR; translated from the exons ATGGCGTCTCTTACTCCAGGGATACTATTAAAGGTTCTCAAAAATATTAACTCCGATGTGAAAGTATGTGGAGAATACCGGTCCATTCTTCTCCAAGTTATTAGCATAGTCCCTGCAATTACTGGTTTGGAGCTTTGGCCAGATCATGGTTTCTTCATCAAAGTTTCAGATTCGTCGCACTCGACATATGTTTCTTTGTCTAAGGAAGACAACGAACTCATCTTGTCAAACAAACTACAACTTGGACAGTTTATATATGTTGAGAAGGTTCAGTCAAGTATTCCTGTTCCAGTTCTTGTTGGGGTCCGACCAGTTCCTGGAAGGAACCCTTGCATTGGAAACCCAAAGGATCTGATGCAAATGTCAACTCCCTCTGGGGTTATGGAAGCACTGGATCATCAAAGAAAGACTTCCAATTCAGCTGATCTGTCTgaaagtgaaaaagaaaattttcagAGGAAGGTAGTTATTAAAGAGCAGAAGTCGGTTGTTGCTTCCCGTTACATGCTTGGGGTATCAAGCAACAATGGCAAAATTACCAATCTGAACTCCAGCATTGATAGTGACAAAAGTAATGGAGGAAGTAGCATAtgtgaatcaaatcaaaagtCTGTTGCCCCAAAAGTCAGACAAGAGGCAAAACCTCAG GAACGGCCAAATACTACATCTCCTAGTCAGGCTAAGTTGGTACCCACAAAGCAAGAAATTAACAAAGACACACGCAAGAATAGTGGCACTTCACCTAGTCCAAATGGTGCTGCTGTAGTGAAGAAGCAAATGCCAAAGGAGAGGAAAAAGGAATCTGCAGCTGAAAGAAGATCACCGCCAAAGCTTTATAGGAGTTCACCAATGCCAGCTAGCGCTTCACCACCAAAGCTCAGTTTGTCAGCAAAGCAGAATGGAAATTCTGGTCCAATCCCTTCTGTATCTAGTGTTAAACGAAGAGTTACTGAAACTATCTCCTGGGACTCCCTCCCGACAAGCCTAATCAAGTCTGGAAAG GCTGTTGTCAGGAGGAAGAATATTGCTCTTATAGTAGCAGCTGAGGCTCAAAGggaggctgcagcagcggcaTATCTTGTAAAAGGCCTTGG AATTTTCGCTGAGATAAGGGAATCTTCTGAAGTGGATCCACATGCTGCGATCACCAAGTTTTTTCAGCTCAACCGGCTTATCGTTCAGCAGAGTGCTGTCTGGAAAGCTTACTCCCCAGAGCCTGGCAAAGAATCTCGAGCAGAGAAGGAAAAGCCGTCAAGGAAAGTTTCTGCATCTCATAACAAAGCTGCTCCATGCAACACAGCAAAGAATTCCGACGATGCTCAGGCAGGTGAAAAGGTGGAATGGGCCCGAGAGGATGGCTTCAAGGAGATCTGCAGGTCATGGGTTGCTCTGAAAAAGGAATCGCAGTCTTGGTTCCTGAGCTTATTGGAAGATGCTCTTGAGTCAGGATTCAAGTTGGAGGATCAAACCAAGAACACCCGGGAACGCGTGCGGGGACAATCCAAGGGTGCGGATGGGAGGATCGCGGCTCGGCTGTCGCAGCTCAAGGAAACAAGCAACTGGCTCGATCAGTTGCAGGACGAGGCGGATGGTTTGGTCGAAACCATTGAGCAGCTGAAGCAGAAGGTCTACAAGTGCTTGCTTGGAACAGTTGAAACCGCGGCATCAGCGCTGGAAGGAAGGTAG
- the LOC120689822 gene encoding uncharacterized protein LOC120689822 isoform X1, which translates to MRGGTLPAARPAGVVNGQPAEHARGPGQADNPTCADDGRVRARVHDRTSARGHRRPEQPKAGRPPIGRDATRTTPRPPHRAVGRRCRRDPLSPAPARRRVPGVWLGWVRPRAGPAVSGAVSGGWAPRARYLGCLLCRRPPRGEGDQPLLGLRSSRTPPPPRRRLLRVVFARLEREKELAGLKIMASLTPGILLKVLKNINSDVKVCGEYRSILLQVISIVPAITGLELWPDHGFFIKVSDSSHSTYVSLSKEDNELILSNKLQLGQFIYVEKVQSSIPVPVLVGVRPVPGRNPCIGNPKDLMQMSTPSGVMEALDHQRKTSNSADLSESEKENFQRKVVIKEQKSVVASRYMLGVSSNNGKITNLNSSIDSDKSNGGSSICESNQKSVAPKVRQEAKPQERPNTTSPSQAKLVPTKQEINKDTRKNSGTSPSPNGAAVVKKQMPKERKKESAAERRSPPKLYRSSPMPASASPPKLSLSAKQNGNSGPIPSVSSVKRRVTETISWDSLPTSLIKSGKAVVRRKNIALIVAAEAQREAAAAAYLVKGLGIFAEIRESSEVDPHAAITKFFQLNRLIVQQSAVWKAYSPEPGKESRAEKEKPSRKVSASHNKAAPCNTAKNSDDAQAGEKVEWAREDGFKEICRSWVALKKESQSWFLSLLEDALESGFKLEDQTKNTRERVRGQSKGADGRIAARLSQLKETSNWLDQLQDEADGLVETIEQLKQKVYKCLLGTVETAASALEGR; encoded by the exons ATGCGGGGAGGAACTTTGCCGGCTGCCCGGCCAGCCGGCGTGGTCAACGGTCAGCCTGCCGAACACGCGCGGGGGCCAGGCCAGGCGGATAATCCTACGTGCGCCGACGATGGACGCGTGCGCGCACGAGTACACGACCGCACGAGCGCGCGCGGAcaccggcggccggagcagccaAAGGCAGGCCGACCGCCCATCGGCCGCGACGCGACGCGGACCACGCCCCGGCCCCCGCATCGTGCCGTCGGGCGTCGCTGCCGCCGCGACCCACTCTCCCCAGCTCCAGCTCGTCGTCGCGTCCCGGGTGTCTGGTTGGGTTGGGTTCGGCCGCGGGCGGGGCCCGCCGTGTCAGGGGCAGTTAGCGGCGGTTGGGCGCCCCGCGCCCGCTACCTCGGCTGCTTATtatgccgccgcccgcctcgggGAGAGGGAGACCAACCGCTGCTTGGGCTCCGCTCCTCGcgaactcctcctcctccacgtcgTCGTCTCCTCCGCGTCGTCTTCGCGCGCCTCGAAAG agaAAAAGAATTAGCTGGCTTGAAGATTATGGCGTCTCTTACTCCAGGGATACTATTAAAGGTTCTCAAAAATATTAACTCCGATGTGAAAGTATGTGGAGAATACCGGTCCATTCTTCTCCAAGTTATTAGCATAGTCCCTGCAATTACTGGTTTGGAGCTTTGGCCAGATCATGGTTTCTTCATCAAAGTTTCAGATTCGTCGCACTCGACATATGTTTCTTTGTCTAAGGAAGACAACGAACTCATCTTGTCAAACAAACTACAACTTGGACAGTTTATATATGTTGAGAAGGTTCAGTCAAGTATTCCTGTTCCAGTTCTTGTTGGGGTCCGACCAGTTCCTGGAAGGAACCCTTGCATTGGAAACCCAAAGGATCTGATGCAAATGTCAACTCCCTCTGGGGTTATGGAAGCACTGGATCATCAAAGAAAGACTTCCAATTCAGCTGATCTGTCTgaaagtgaaaaagaaaattttcagAGGAAGGTAGTTATTAAAGAGCAGAAGTCGGTTGTTGCTTCCCGTTACATGCTTGGGGTATCAAGCAACAATGGCAAAATTACCAATCTGAACTCCAGCATTGATAGTGACAAAAGTAATGGAGGAAGTAGCATAtgtgaatcaaatcaaaagtCTGTTGCCCCAAAAGTCAGACAAGAGGCAAAACCTCAG GAACGGCCAAATACTACATCTCCTAGTCAGGCTAAGTTGGTACCCACAAAGCAAGAAATTAACAAAGACACACGCAAGAATAGTGGCACTTCACCTAGTCCAAATGGTGCTGCTGTAGTGAAGAAGCAAATGCCAAAGGAGAGGAAAAAGGAATCTGCAGCTGAAAGAAGATCACCGCCAAAGCTTTATAGGAGTTCACCAATGCCAGCTAGCGCTTCACCACCAAAGCTCAGTTTGTCAGCAAAGCAGAATGGAAATTCTGGTCCAATCCCTTCTGTATCTAGTGTTAAACGAAGAGTTACTGAAACTATCTCCTGGGACTCCCTCCCGACAAGCCTAATCAAGTCTGGAAAG GCTGTTGTCAGGAGGAAGAATATTGCTCTTATAGTAGCAGCTGAGGCTCAAAGggaggctgcagcagcggcaTATCTTGTAAAAGGCCTTGG AATTTTCGCTGAGATAAGGGAATCTTCTGAAGTGGATCCACATGCTGCGATCACCAAGTTTTTTCAGCTCAACCGGCTTATCGTTCAGCAGAGTGCTGTCTGGAAAGCTTACTCCCCAGAGCCTGGCAAAGAATCTCGAGCAGAGAAGGAAAAGCCGTCAAGGAAAGTTTCTGCATCTCATAACAAAGCTGCTCCATGCAACACAGCAAAGAATTCCGACGATGCTCAGGCAGGTGAAAAGGTGGAATGGGCCCGAGAGGATGGCTTCAAGGAGATCTGCAGGTCATGGGTTGCTCTGAAAAAGGAATCGCAGTCTTGGTTCCTGAGCTTATTGGAAGATGCTCTTGAGTCAGGATTCAAGTTGGAGGATCAAACCAAGAACACCCGGGAACGCGTGCGGGGACAATCCAAGGGTGCGGATGGGAGGATCGCGGCTCGGCTGTCGCAGCTCAAGGAAACAAGCAACTGGCTCGATCAGTTGCAGGACGAGGCGGATGGTTTGGTCGAAACCATTGAGCAGCTGAAGCAGAAGGTCTACAAGTGCTTGCTTGGAACAGTTGAAACCGCGGCATCAGCGCTGGAAGGAAGGTAG
- the LOC120690947 gene encoding uncharacterized protein LOC120690947 isoform X3 — translation MRKKRNCYQINPTLVEPPVIGWGVERCLNLRLRDSYQSIIWMANEVYYYQHVLTLDDSARAAEGVAKTDVEINEHINDIIKQARVERDGNLGCRACCDQVVRAGGKPILLPNAIENALTEMLGHPPPLPDSPVTVPIWGVSRTSNTIRITNQHLRYPARYLEENHLNRTLQKVYKCMAIMVNEIWDRENREDHGPPTVVVETNALRLKLRKMKVVADKIILRISQSNEEHFPMPNILSAAVSNLTEKILE, via the exons ATGAGGAAGAAGCGGAATTGCTACCAGATTAACCCCACG CTTGTGGAACCTCCGGTGATTGGATGGGGAGTTGAACGCTGTTTAAACCTCCGTTTGCGTGATTCGTATCAAAGCATTATTTGGATGGCTAATGAAGTATATTATTATCAGCACGTTTTGACGCTTGATGATTCTGCTAGAGCAGCTGAAGGAGTTGCTAAAACTGATGTCGAGATAAACGAACACATCAATG atatTATAAAGCAAGCGAGAGTGGAGAGAGATGGAAACCTTGGATGTCGTGCATGTTGTGACCAGGTTGTAAGGGCTGGTGGCAAGCCGATACTGTTGCCAAATGCTATTGAAAATGCTTTGACCGAGATGTTGGGACACCCCCCACCTCTTCCTGACTCCCCTGTGACAGTTCCGATATGGGGAGTTTCACGGACGTCTAATACCATTAGAATCACAAATCAG CACCTTAGATATCCAGCTCGATATCTTGAAGAGAATCATTTGAACCGAACACTACAAAAGGTGTACAAGTGTATGGCCATAATGGTGAATGAAATTTGGGACAGAGAGAATCGAGAAGATCATGGGCCCCCCACTGTGGTTGTTGAGACTAATG CCCTGCGCCTCAAGTTACGGAAGATGAAGGTTGTAGCGGACAAGATTATCTTGAGGATCAGCCAGAGCAATGAGGAACATTTTCCGATGCCTAATATATTGTCTGCTGCTGTTTCAAACCTTACAGAAAAAATTCTGGAATGA
- the LOC120690947 gene encoding uncharacterized protein LOC120690947 isoform X1, translating into MSFDHWRSYHDPEEYRLKNHEEYPEPPPKTMRKKRNCYQINPTLVEPPVIGWGVERCLNLRLRDSYQSIIWMANEVYYYQHVLTLDDSARAAEGVAKTDVEINEHINDIIKQARVERDGNLGCRACCDQVVRAGGKPILLPNAIENALTEMLGHPPPLPDSPVTVPIWGVSRTSNTIRITNQHLRYPARYLEENHLNRTLQKVYKCMAIMVNEIWDRENREDHGPPTVVVETNALRLKLRKMKVVADKIILRISQSNEEHFPMPNILSAAVSNLTEKILE; encoded by the exons ATGAGCTTTGACCATTGGCGCTCCTATCATGACCCTGAGGAGTATCGCCTCAAAAACCATGAGGAGTACCCAGAGCCTCCACCGAAGACAATGAGGAAGAAGCGGAATTGCTACCAGATTAACCCCACG CTTGTGGAACCTCCGGTGATTGGATGGGGAGTTGAACGCTGTTTAAACCTCCGTTTGCGTGATTCGTATCAAAGCATTATTTGGATGGCTAATGAAGTATATTATTATCAGCACGTTTTGACGCTTGATGATTCTGCTAGAGCAGCTGAAGGAGTTGCTAAAACTGATGTCGAGATAAACGAACACATCAATG atatTATAAAGCAAGCGAGAGTGGAGAGAGATGGAAACCTTGGATGTCGTGCATGTTGTGACCAGGTTGTAAGGGCTGGTGGCAAGCCGATACTGTTGCCAAATGCTATTGAAAATGCTTTGACCGAGATGTTGGGACACCCCCCACCTCTTCCTGACTCCCCTGTGACAGTTCCGATATGGGGAGTTTCACGGACGTCTAATACCATTAGAATCACAAATCAG CACCTTAGATATCCAGCTCGATATCTTGAAGAGAATCATTTGAACCGAACACTACAAAAGGTGTACAAGTGTATGGCCATAATGGTGAATGAAATTTGGGACAGAGAGAATCGAGAAGATCATGGGCCCCCCACTGTGGTTGTTGAGACTAATG CCCTGCGCCTCAAGTTACGGAAGATGAAGGTTGTAGCGGACAAGATTATCTTGAGGATCAGCCAGAGCAATGAGGAACATTTTCCGATGCCTAATATATTGTCTGCTGCTGTTTCAAACCTTACAGAAAAAATTCTGGAATGA
- the LOC120690947 gene encoding uncharacterized protein LOC120690947 isoform X2: MSFDHWRSYHDPEPPPKTMRKKRNCYQINPTLVEPPVIGWGVERCLNLRLRDSYQSIIWMANEVYYYQHVLTLDDSARAAEGVAKTDVEINEHINDIIKQARVERDGNLGCRACCDQVVRAGGKPILLPNAIENALTEMLGHPPPLPDSPVTVPIWGVSRTSNTIRITNQHLRYPARYLEENHLNRTLQKVYKCMAIMVNEIWDRENREDHGPPTVVVETNALRLKLRKMKVVADKIILRISQSNEEHFPMPNILSAAVSNLTEKILE, encoded by the exons ATGAGCTTTGACCATTGGCGCTCCTATCATG ACCCAGAGCCTCCACCGAAGACAATGAGGAAGAAGCGGAATTGCTACCAGATTAACCCCACG CTTGTGGAACCTCCGGTGATTGGATGGGGAGTTGAACGCTGTTTAAACCTCCGTTTGCGTGATTCGTATCAAAGCATTATTTGGATGGCTAATGAAGTATATTATTATCAGCACGTTTTGACGCTTGATGATTCTGCTAGAGCAGCTGAAGGAGTTGCTAAAACTGATGTCGAGATAAACGAACACATCAATG atatTATAAAGCAAGCGAGAGTGGAGAGAGATGGAAACCTTGGATGTCGTGCATGTTGTGACCAGGTTGTAAGGGCTGGTGGCAAGCCGATACTGTTGCCAAATGCTATTGAAAATGCTTTGACCGAGATGTTGGGACACCCCCCACCTCTTCCTGACTCCCCTGTGACAGTTCCGATATGGGGAGTTTCACGGACGTCTAATACCATTAGAATCACAAATCAG CACCTTAGATATCCAGCTCGATATCTTGAAGAGAATCATTTGAACCGAACACTACAAAAGGTGTACAAGTGTATGGCCATAATGGTGAATGAAATTTGGGACAGAGAGAATCGAGAAGATCATGGGCCCCCCACTGTGGTTGTTGAGACTAATG CCCTGCGCCTCAAGTTACGGAAGATGAAGGTTGTAGCGGACAAGATTATCTTGAGGATCAGCCAGAGCAATGAGGAACATTTTCCGATGCCTAATATATTGTCTGCTGCTGTTTCAAACCTTACAGAAAAAATTCTGGAATGA